One genomic window of Arachis stenosperma cultivar V10309 chromosome 10, arast.V10309.gnm1.PFL2, whole genome shotgun sequence includes the following:
- the LOC130956288 gene encoding probable WRKY transcription factor 13 encodes MFEEQVMIDEIPPPLQFGCLESLNNNNNNKAFLGAIASPPPDLVTSSCLGAAHQLLSLNRSTANNSWAWGQVTAEDCVMMMRVGNKRGGDVHSHVGLGIAAMKMKMKKTKVRRKVREPRFCFKTMSDVDVLDDGYKWRKYGQKVVKNTQHPRSYYRCTEEKCRVKKRVERLAEDPRMVITTYEGRHVHSPSNDLQASETTSQLTDFLW; translated from the exons ATGTTTGAAGAGCAGGTGATGATTGATGAGATCCCTCCTCCTCTCCAATTCGGATGCCTTGAATCTTTgaacaataataacaataataaagcTTTCCTGGGTGCCATAGCTTCTCCACCACCAGATCTCGTCACTTCTTCTTGTTTGGGAGCAGCACACCAACTCCTTTCACTCAACAGATCCACTGCAAATAATTCATG GGCATGGGGTCAGGTAACAGCAGAAGATTGtgtgatgatgatgagggtGGGTAACAAAAGAGGAGGAGATGTTCATAGCCATGTAGGGTTAGGGATTGCAGCGATGAagatgaaaatgaagaagaCGAAAGTGAGAAGGAAGGTGAGGGAGCCTAGGTTTTGCTTCAAGACCATGAGTGATGTCGATGTTCTCGACGACGGTTACAAATGGAGAAAGTACGGCCAGAAAGTCGTCAAGAACACACAACACCCCAG AAGCTACTACCGTTGCACAGAAGAAAAGTGTAGAGTGAAGAAACGAGTGGAGCGCTTAGCAGAGGATCCAAGGATGGTTATAACAACGTATGAAGGAAGACATGTTCATTCTCCCTCCAACGACCTCCAAGCATCCGAAACTACTTCTCAACTAACCGATTTCCTATGGTAG